The Edaphobacter flagellatus sequence GTCCGAATCTTCATTCCACGCGGAGGTTATCAACCGCGCTTCGAATCTGCCATCATCCAGGCGACGGCATCGCCCGGTAGATATGATTCCAAGGATTCTCCGAATCCAACCCCTGCGGCCCCAATTACCTTAGGCGAAAATCTCAACACAGCCAGGTGGAGTGATCCAACCGCGCAACTCAAAGGCCAGAAAGATGGTTACTGGCGCGCTTTTCTTCCTTGGTTCCATCCTATACAGGCAATAATTGGCGTGGTTTTGCTTGTAAGCGCATTCACACTTGTCTCTATATATAGAATCCGCACACATCCCATCTCCCTATGGAATGAAATGTTTGCCAAGCAGCATCCTACCATCGTCGTCCCAGGAGACAGCGGTGTCGTCATGTGGCAGGATCTGCAGCAAAAAAATCTTAGCCTTGCCGACTATCTCTCATCTTCCTTTTGGAAATCTCAGGCAAATCTTGCCGACAATAAACAACAACTTGCTCTTGCGATGATAGGCCGTCGCTACACTTCAATGGTCGACCTTGATATTGCTCAAAAAATCTCTCATATCGCATATCTGCATAACTCTGAAGCTTTATTGCGCTATGCGCGTGATGTAAGACCGAATGACCTTAAGCACAACAATGTTGTTCTGATTGGCAGCAGCGAAACCAATCCATGGAACCAGATGTTCCAGGGCCAGATGAATTTCATCCTGCACAAAGACCAAGACAAGACCATATACGCAATCGAGAACCGGCAGCCCCGCCTAGGAGAGCCCTCTCAATGGCTCTCTGATCCCACGGCACAGCTATATACCGTTTATTGCAAGGCGTCGTATCTCGCTAACCCAAGTGGAGAAGGCAATATTCTTCTCCTGGAAGGAACCTCTATGGCCGGAACCGAATGCGCTTGGGAATTCTCGGCTGACCAACGCCGAGTGATGCAATTTCTCCGGCAGGCTAACTGGTCCGCAGGTTACATTCCTCACTTCGAGATCCTTCTCAAAACCAAAAACTTGGGTGGAGATTCTGCCGAAAGCTCCATTGTTGCCTGGCGCATCATTCGATAGGGGAAAACGGGACTCAAATTGAAGGTTTCAGGCTGAGAGCCTCATCGTTGGCGTATATATCCTTATGCGCGTTGCGAATGGATGGCTAGCTTTTGCCATCGATTTGGCTTATGTGGAGCGGATTAAAGACCCCGATTCGCATAGGCAGCTTCGCATGTGGAGTTATTGATCTGATGCTAGTAGTTCATGTTGAAAGATGCCATACAGGACTGAGCCGATTATTCCGTGTGCATGGGCCGCAAAGTTTGCCCCAAAACTGACGTGAAGAGCCCGCACAGCGCGTTATTTCGCGCTGTACGGCCGGAACAGTAGTTCTGGAGAATCCGGGTTGGGTATGATGCAGTCATCGCAGGATTTTGGAAGCACTTTGTTTCCAGGGGTGAAGGATTGTCTACTGCCGCAGGCTCACGGAGTGTCTGGTGGGGGCGAGCGTGCCGATTGGCATTGCTGGCTACAGTATGCTTCGTGGGAAGAAGCCGTGGTTTGGCGCAATGCTCAGGCATTGCCTCAACTCCAGATAAGGCGGCGGAATGTGCTGCGCATGCGGTTCCGATGACGACACTGAAGACGATCGATTCTGCGCGACTTTACGGGCTGGCCGAACTGGTCGACATAGCGGAACAGAATAATCCTCAAACACGGATTGTGTGGGAGCGAGCCAAACAGCGTGCCGATGAACTGGGAGTGGCAAGGAGCGCATATTACCCGGTATTGGTTGGAGTAGCAGCGTTTGCGGATCAAAGAATCATCAATCCGTTTCCGATTCCTCTGGCTCCGCGAGGGTATGTCATGGTAGAGATTCCGGCAATAGTACCGGAGATCACGCTTGATTATCTGCTTTTTGACTTCGGCAAGAGAGGGGCGCGAGTTGACTCTGCAACTGCTGCAAAGCTAGCGGCGGGTGCGAACTTTATCCAAACAAACCAGCAGGTGGCATTTCAAGTGGCGACCACATATTACAAGCTGGTTGCGCAGCAGGAGCGATTAGAGGCGGCACATCAGACGCTGAAGACAGCGCAAACGACACAGGACGCAGCGGAGGCACAGTTGGCGAATGGACGATCCACCATTCCGGATGTTCTGAATGCGAGGGCGGAGACAGCGCAGGCAGCATTCGATATGGAATCAGCCGATGGGGATGAAAAAATTGCGCGTGTAGCGCTGACTCAGACGTTGGGTGTTGAGCCGTCTCCGAATATCACGATCGATGCGGCGAGGGATGCTCCATTGCCCGAGTCGCTAACGTTGTCTATTGACGAGCTGATTGACAGAGCAATGAAAGACAGGCCTGACCTTGCAGCGCAGGCGCTAGAGATTCGCCGCGCAGACGATACGATCAAAGCTGCACGATCAGAGTATTGGCCACAAGCGGTATTGCAGGGGAATGCAGCCTACACGTCGATCTGGCCTACTGCGGACTATGGGAAGTTGGGTTCTACGGGGCAGGCGACCTGGGCAGCGACGCTCGCGATTGAATGGAAACTGTTTGACGGCGGAGCAAGAAAGAACGAGCTGGCTAAAGCGCAATCAGAGAAACGCACGGCGGCGGAGGAACTGCGGGAAAAGAAAGACAATGCAACGCGTGAAGTCTGGACTGCATATATAGCATTTCATACCGCCCTGAGGAAGGAGCGCGCGGCTCAGGCGTTGCTTGAGAGCGCCAATGCTTCATACTCCTCATCGCTCGATGCATATAAGTATGGAGTGAAGAATCTGATCGACGTCGTGACGGCTGAAAAGCAGCTCGCGTTGGCGCGTTATTCAAGTGTTGCTGCAAGGTCAGAACTCTTTCTCGAAGCAGTGGATCTGGAATTCGTAACAGGCAACCTGCTGCGGACGCAGCAAAAGGCGACGAAAGCAGGCACGGGGGCAAGCGTGACAGGGAATCCTACGGCAGGTGATAAAACGCAATGATGCGACGAACGATGTTGCTGGCGGTGACGTGTTTGTTATGTGCGGGATGCGGAAGAGCACCGGCGTTCGATATTATCGGCTCATTTTTCCCGGCTTGGATCGTGTGTCTAACTGTTGCGATAGTACTGGCATCTGTGTTGCGGGTGCTGCTGCTGCGATGGCAATTTGAGCAGGAGGTGGGGCCAGTTGCGCTGTTTTATCCAAGCGTGGTGGTGCTCCTGAGCTGTACGTTGTGGCTGATTTTTTTCCGGTAAGGGGCTGGCAATGGACGAAACAGAACTACAGAAACGCAGGAAACTGGGCAGACGAATTCTGATCGGCGTGGTGGTCGGGGCAGTTGTCATGCTGCTGCGGGCAGTCTTCGAAACGAATGCAAATCCGCGCACGGATGATGCAAGCGTGTGGGCAAACTACATTGAGATTGCTCCTGAGGTGGCCGGAAGGGTTGTCCAGCTTCCTGTAAAGGATAATCAGTTTGTAAAGAAAGGCGATCTTTTGTACGAGATCGATCCCAGGCCATATGAATATGCTCTGCAACAAGCGTTAGCCGACCAGGAGCTGCTGGAGCAGCAAATCATTGACTACAAGAGAAGAATTGTGGCCCAGAATCATGCGGTAACTGCTGCGGGCGCTGCCGTTCATGTTTCGAAGACAGGAGTCCAGACGGCAAGCACCAGCATCGAGCTTGCAAAGGCTGTGGTGACTCGGGCTAAAGCAGCAGTCACTGCCGCAGAAGCAAAGCTGAAGTACGCAACCAACGATAGAGACCGCATTCAGCCGCTGCTGGTGAAGCAATATGTAACGGTTGACCAGGTGGACCAGGCGAACACAGCAGTGCGTGTGGCGCAGGGAAACTATGATGAGGCGCAAGCTGCGTTGCTGCAGGCGCAAGTCTCTTTGGATCAGTCAATGCTGCAGCATGAGCAGGCGCAGAAGACGGAGGTGGAGTCGCAGGCAAAGCTGGGGCAAGCGGAATATACGGTTGACCGCGTGGAAACCCTGCTGGCACAGCGGCCGGTCAAAGCAGCAAAAGTCGACGACGCACGATTGAACTTGAAGTGGACGCATGTGGTAGCTCCGTTCGATGCATATGTAACGGCTCTTAATATCTCGGAAGGAGCGTACGCGCACGTCGGGACACCGCTATTCACTCTGATCGATACCCGGAACTGGTATGTGATTGCGAATTACAGAGAATCCAAACTGAAAAATATTAAAATAGGCGCCCCCGTGGACGTTTATCTGATGGGGCATCCAGATCGCAGGTTCAAAGGAAAAGTGGATAGCATCGGGTTCGGTGTGTTTCCAGAAGACGGTAAAGTCGCGGCTGGGCTCCCGCAGATTGAACGCACGCTGAATTGGGTACACCTATCATCGCGCTTCCCGGTAAGAGTTCAAGTGGAGGATCCAGATCCGGAACTGTTTCGTGTGGGGTCTACAGCGGTGACCGTCGTGAGGTAAGTGAATGACCGATACCTTGACAGTGTGGGCAGATCGTTTTTGGGAAGATCTGCAGCCTACACCAGGAAGACTCAATAGTTCACTGCGAATTGTGCTATCCACAGTGCTGGCGCTGGTGCTGATCATGGCCCTGAGAATGCCACAGGCAGCATTAGGACTCTATTTTATTTTTTTGATCGGTAGAGATTCTCCTTCAATTTCGGTTCGATCTGGGTTCTTTTCTTTGTTGGCATTGATAGCAAGTGTGACAACTGTGCTGGCTGTAGTGTCGCTGACAGATAACGATCCCGCAGTGCGTTTACTGAGCGTGTCCATTGTATCGTTTCTGGCAGGCATGCTGATGCTGTCGACCACGGTGACCGTGCTGGCATCTACATGGGGTTTCATCTACTGCTTGCTGATTACATTCTGGGAGACACAAGCCTCCCCAGATTTCATTGTGAAGCAGAGCCTGTATGTGGTTGGAACTGTTGCCATCGGAATTGGGTGCGCAGTGGCCGTGGAGTATGTATTTGGGAACAAGCATCCTGCAGAGGAACTGCAGAAACAAAGGCTCATGCGGTACGAGGCATTGGAGCGTATGTTCCGCTTATATGCGCAGGGAGCTCCCAAAGAGCAGATTGGCCCCGCTGTTATTGCCGTTTCACGGCTAGCAGCCGCTGGGCAAAACGGAATGATGCATCTGTACAACATCATTGTAGATAGAGCCATCGATCCGGGGTCCCTGCCGATTGGAACACGTGTTCGTATCACTATGCTTGCCCAATTGATGGACGTCGCTGCAGCCTTTGGAATGCAAAACCCGGCTATTGAAGATGAAGAAATCCGCAGACGGTGTGAGCATATCGCTACTCTCACGGAAGATTTAACGCGCGGCATCATGCCTGCGGATGAACTGAGATTTCGAGAGCCGCAGGCCGGTACGGGACTTCTGGATCGCGTAGATCAGAATCTTCATGCAATCCTAACGATGCCTTTGGAGCCTGTTGAGAAAGATAAAGAGCTCGCAGCACTCCCTTCGAGCAAAGTCTCGATCTTTATCCCAGGCGCGTTTTGGCGGAAAGAGACGGTGACGTTTGCTCTAAAGATCAGCTTGTGCGCGACTATCTGCTACATTATCGTGCGGGCGGTAGCGTGGCCAGGCATCTCAACGGCAGTGATTACGGTGTTAATTTCAGGGCTGAGCACCAGTGGCGCAATCAAACAAAAGCTCATCTTCCGGTTGGCAGGGTCGGCGATCGGCGGTTTGATATTAGGACTCGGCGCAACCATATTCTTATTCCCGCACATGGATTCCATCACTGCTTTAGTACTGCTCGTGGGAGGCGTGGCCATGTTGGCGGCATGGTGGGCCGCCGGGCGACAGTTCGGTTATGTCGGGTTACAGATTGCCTTTTCATTTTATCTGGTTGCCTTCGAGGGATTCAGCGCATCGACTGAGCTCGCTCCTGCGCGGGACAGATTTATCGGGATTCTGCTTGCTCTGGTTGTAATGGCATTTGTCTTTGATCTTCTATGGCCGGTACGAACGGTGACAGCAATGCGAGCAGCGCTCGCTTCCATGCTACAGAGTGAGGCCAAGTTCCTGCGTCTAAGCACAACAGGAGCGCGTTCGGATGAACTCCTGAAGCAGGCTAATACACTCCGCGATCAGATAGGCAAAACGATGGCATCTATCCGAACTCTGAATGATACGGTGGAATATGAGTTTGGTGTAGATATCGCTCAACATAAGAGAAGTGGCGAGGCAATACTAGGCGCTGCACTTACTTCTGTAGCATTTTTCTGGAACCAATTTGCTGTACTGCATCGTTCCGAAGATCACGACTTCGTCGCACAGCCGCAACTGATAGCAATGCGTGCACGAATGGCCGAAGGCCTGGAGAAGATGTCCATCTCTGTTGCACAGAAGAAAAACTTTGAAGAAGAATTTCCTTCGGACGTTTTAGATCCAGACATATTAGGTAGTTCGCGCTATGGCGAATACGCGCGGAATTCAATAGGGCGCTACGAAGAGTTGGAGCGCATTGTGGAGACATTGCGAGTCCTCATCTGAAACAATAGAGGGCGCGCCAGTTGGCACGCCCTCTATGCCTCCTACCAAGTTTCACCTCAGCTATTGAGTAAAGCAGATGGGTAGAATTTTTAGGGATTAATATTATGAGGAGACCTTGAACAGGTCTCCTCATAATAGTTGTTCTGAATACTCGTCGCCAGACGGCTTCGCTCTAATTTTTAGAAAGTCAGGCGGGCGGCGATCTGCATTTGTCTAGGAGCGCCTGCCGACGAAATTACTCCGTAAAGAGAATTGCCGATAGTGCTTCCAGGAGCATTGAACTGTGGATGATTCAGAAGATTAAATCCTTCAAGCCGTAGGTTGAGATTCCCTTCATGAAGTATCGGAAGGGGGAAGT is a genomic window containing:
- a CDS encoding biotin/lipoyl-binding protein, whose amino-acid sequence is MDETELQKRRKLGRRILIGVVVGAVVMLLRAVFETNANPRTDDASVWANYIEIAPEVAGRVVQLPVKDNQFVKKGDLLYEIDPRPYEYALQQALADQELLEQQIIDYKRRIVAQNHAVTAAGAAVHVSKTGVQTASTSIELAKAVVTRAKAAVTAAEAKLKYATNDRDRIQPLLVKQYVTVDQVDQANTAVRVAQGNYDEAQAALLQAQVSLDQSMLQHEQAQKTEVESQAKLGQAEYTVDRVETLLAQRPVKAAKVDDARLNLKWTHVVAPFDAYVTALNISEGAYAHVGTPLFTLIDTRNWYVIANYRESKLKNIKIGAPVDVYLMGHPDRRFKGKVDSIGFGVFPEDGKVAAGLPQIERTLNWVHLSSRFPVRVQVEDPDPELFRVGSTAVTVVR
- a CDS encoding TolC family protein, whose amino-acid sequence is MTTLKTIDSARLYGLAELVDIAEQNNPQTRIVWERAKQRADELGVARSAYYPVLVGVAAFADQRIINPFPIPLAPRGYVMVEIPAIVPEITLDYLLFDFGKRGARVDSATAAKLAAGANFIQTNQQVAFQVATTYYKLVAQQERLEAAHQTLKTAQTTQDAAEAQLANGRSTIPDVLNARAETAQAAFDMESADGDEKIARVALTQTLGVEPSPNITIDAARDAPLPESLTLSIDELIDRAMKDRPDLAAQALEIRRADDTIKAARSEYWPQAVLQGNAAYTSIWPTADYGKLGSTGQATWAATLAIEWKLFDGGARKNELAKAQSEKRTAAEELREKKDNATREVWTAYIAFHTALRKERAAQALLESANASYSSSLDAYKYGVKNLIDVVTAEKQLALARYSSVAARSELFLEAVDLEFVTGNLLRTQQKATKAGTGASVTGNPTAGDKTQ
- a CDS encoding FUSC family protein; amino-acid sequence: MTDTLTVWADRFWEDLQPTPGRLNSSLRIVLSTVLALVLIMALRMPQAALGLYFIFLIGRDSPSISVRSGFFSLLALIASVTTVLAVVSLTDNDPAVRLLSVSIVSFLAGMLMLSTTVTVLASTWGFIYCLLITFWETQASPDFIVKQSLYVVGTVAIGIGCAVAVEYVFGNKHPAEELQKQRLMRYEALERMFRLYAQGAPKEQIGPAVIAVSRLAAAGQNGMMHLYNIIVDRAIDPGSLPIGTRVRITMLAQLMDVAAAFGMQNPAIEDEEIRRRCEHIATLTEDLTRGIMPADELRFREPQAGTGLLDRVDQNLHAILTMPLEPVEKDKELAALPSSKVSIFIPGAFWRKETVTFALKISLCATICYIIVRAVAWPGISTAVITVLISGLSTSGAIKQKLIFRLAGSAIGGLILGLGATIFLFPHMDSITALVLLVGGVAMLAAWWAAGRQFGYVGLQIAFSFYLVAFEGFSASTELAPARDRFIGILLALVVMAFVFDLLWPVRTVTAMRAALASMLQSEAKFLRLSTTGARSDELLKQANTLRDQIGKTMASIRTLNDTVEYEFGVDIAQHKRSGEAILGAALTSVAFFWNQFAVLHRSEDHDFVAQPQLIAMRARMAEGLEKMSISVAQKKNFEEEFPSDVLDPDILGSSRYGEYARNSIGRYEELERIVETLRVLI
- a CDS encoding YtcA family lipoprotein — its product is MMRRTMLLAVTCLLCAGCGRAPAFDIIGSFFPAWIVCLTVAIVLASVLRVLLLRWQFEQEVGPVALFYPSVVVLLSCTLWLIFFR